AAGATCGAAGGCTATGCCGCCGAAGGTTACACCAAGTTCCAGCTGAAGGTCGGCGGCGATGCCAATGAGGATATTCAGCGCATTCAGGCGACGCGCGCCGTGCTCAGGCCTTCGGATCTGCTCGTCGCCGATGCCAACACCGGCTGGACGCGCCACGAGGCGGCCCGCGTGGTTGGCGCGGTTTCTTCGCTCGACGTTTACATTGAACAACCCTGCATGACCTACGAGGAATGCCTGTCGATCCGCAGGCGCACGGGTCTTCCCTTTGTGCTCGATGAGGTGATCGACGGTCCGAACATCCTTGTGCGCAGTCTGGCGGAAGACGCCATGGACTGCATCAACCTGAAGATTTCCAAGGTGGGCGGGCTCACAAGGGCAAAGCTGATGCGGGATCTGTGTGTCGCGAACGGAATACCGATGACGATCGAAGACACCTGGGGTGGGGACATCACCACGGCGGCCATAGCGCATCTTGCAAGGTCGACACCAGCGGACTTCACGTTTTCTGCGACTGATTTCAACAGCTATGGAACCGTGGACATCGCGGAAGGCGCGCCGAAGCGTGTCAACGGCCGGATGACGGCAGCGGATCGTCCCGGACTTGGCATCACTCCGATTTTCGACGCGCTCGGCGAATCCGTCGCCCGACATTCATAGAGGTTCCATCATGCGCAGCAGCAAGACCATTCATGTGATTTCGTGCCATGCGGAAGGCGAAGTCGGCGATGTGATCGTCGGCGGGGTCGCACCGCCCCCGGGCGACTCGCTTTGGGATCAGCGCAGCTTCATCGCCAATGACGAAACCTTGCGGAATTTTGTGCTGAACGAACCGCGCGGCGGCGTGTTCCGGCATGTCAATCTGCTTGTGCCGCCGAAACATCCGGACGCCGATGCGGCCTTCATCATCATGGAGCCGGAGGACACGCCGCCGATGTCCGGGTCCAACTCCATTTGCGTTGCCACCGTGCTTCTGGATAGCGGCATTCTTCCGATGACGGAACCTGTCACTGAGCTGGTTCTGGAAGCGCCGGGCGGGCTGGTGCGCCTGTCGGCCGATTGCAGGAAAGGCAAGGCGGAAAAGATCCACGTCCGGAATGTCGCCAGCTTTGCGGACAAGATGGACGCCGCGCTTGAAGTTGAGGGTCTGGGCAACCTGACCGTCGACACTGCTTTCGGCGGCGACAGTTTCGTGGTCGTAGACGCAGCAAGCCTTGGCTTCGCGATGAATGAAAGCGAAGCGGCGGACATAGCAAGGCTCGGCGTGCGGATCACCAATGCGGCGAACGAACAGCTCGGGTTTGCGCATCCCGAGAATCCGGACTGGAACCACATCTCCTTCTGCGCGTTCTGCG
This region of uncultured Roseibium sp. genomic DNA includes:
- a CDS encoding proline racemase family protein; the encoded protein is MRSSKTIHVISCHAEGEVGDVIVGGVAPPPGDSLWDQRSFIANDETLRNFVLNEPRGGVFRHVNLLVPPKHPDADAAFIIMEPEDTPPMSGSNSICVATVLLDSGILPMTEPVTELVLEAPGGLVRLSADCRKGKAEKIHVRNVASFADKMDAALEVEGLGNLTVDTAFGGDSFVVVDAASLGFAMNESEAADIARLGVRITNAANEQLGFAHPENPDWNHISFCAFCGPLTETAKGYSGRSAIAIQPGKVDRSPCGTAVSARMALMAARGQMNAGQEFEALSIIGSTFTGKILDTATIGGVPGIIPQISGRGWITGIHQHMLDPDDPWPEGYKLSDTWGA
- a CDS encoding cis-3-hydroxy-L-proline dehydratase, with product MKISAINVFQVDLPLKEGRYSWSNGNFVDVFDSTVVEIVTDEGLKGYAECCPLGSAYLPSFARGVRAGLEELAPHLLGQDPLNIGAINRTMDAALRGHPYAKAPIDIACWDLLGKATNQPVYTLLGGAAQDDVVLYRAISQEAPDVMARKIEGYAAEGYTKFQLKVGGDANEDIQRIQATRAVLRPSDLLVADANTGWTRHEAARVVGAVSSLDVYIEQPCMTYEECLSIRRRTGLPFVLDEVIDGPNILVRSLAEDAMDCINLKISKVGGLTRAKLMRDLCVANGIPMTIEDTWGGDITTAAIAHLARSTPADFTFSATDFNSYGTVDIAEGAPKRVNGRMTAADRPGLGITPIFDALGESVARHS